A genomic window from Canis lupus dingo isolate Sandy chromosome 13, ASM325472v2, whole genome shotgun sequence includes:
- the LOC112652198 gene encoding sulfotransferase 1 family member D1-like isoform X2: protein MDKKPDIYRRELVDVQGVPLFWSIAEEWSQVESFEARPDDLLISTYPKSGTTWVSEILDLIYNNGDVEKCKRDAIYKRVPFMELIIPGFENGIEDLKKMQPPRLVKTHLPVQLLPSSFWKNNCKMVYVARNAKDVAVSYYYFYQMAKIHPKAGTWEEFLDKFMTGKVAFGSWYDHVKGWWEKRNDYRIFYLFYEDMKENPKHEIQKLLQFLEKDLSEETVDKILYHSSFNVMKQNPSTNYTTIPDFDMDHSVSPFMRKGEKSYTSFYTAC, encoded by the exons ATGGACAAGAAGCCGGATATCTACCGGAGGGAGTTAGTGGATGTTCAGGGTGTCCCCCTCTTCTGGAGCATTGCTGAGGAGTGGTCCCAGGTGGAGTCATTTGAGGCCCGACCTGATGACCTTCTGATCTCAACCTACCCCAAATCTG ggaCAACCTGGGTCAGCGAAATATTGGATTTGATCTATAACAATGGAGATGTGGAGAAATGTAAGCGGGATGCAATATACAAACGAGTGCCGTTCATGGAATTGATAATTCCTGGATTCGAGAATG GTATAGAGGACTTGAAAAAAATGCAGCCTCCTAGATTAGTGAAAACACACCTACCTGTTCAACTTCTCCCTTCTTCATTTTGGAAGAATAACTGCAAG ATGGTGTATGTTGCACGAAATGCTAAAGATGTGGCTGTATCTTACTATTATTTCTACCAGATGGCAAAAATACACCCAAAGGCTGGTACCTGGGAGGAATTCCTGGATAAATTCATGACTGGGAAGG TGGCTTTTGGTTCTTGGTATGACCATGTGAAGGGCTGGTGGGAGAAGAGGAATGATTATCgtatcttttatctattttatgaaGACATGAAAGAG aatccaAAACATGAAATTCAGAAGTTGTTACAGTTTCTAGAGAAAGATTTGTCAGAAGAAACTGTGGATAAAATCCTCTATCACAGCTCTTTCAATGTGATGAAACAGAATCCAAGTACAAATTATACCACTATACCAGATTTTGATATGGATCATTCTGTATCTCCTTTCATGAGAAAGGGTGAGAAATCATATACTAGTTTCTATACAGCTTGCTAA